One Corynebacterium aurimucosum genomic window, CCCCGCTCCAGCGCGGAACGATGTGCATGTGCAGGTGCTGCCCCACCGAGCCGCCCGAGGCGCGCCCCAAGTTAAAGCCAGCGTTGACGGCATCGGGGCCGGAGACCTTCTTTAGGACGCGGATGGCGGCTTGGGCAAACTGAAAAAGCTCGCGAGATTCTTCCTCGGTGAGGTTTTCCAGCTCTGATTCCTGACGGTATGGGATCACCATCATGTGCCCGGCGTTATAGGGGTAGAGGTTGAGAACACAATAGACAAACTCGCCACGCGCAACGATGAGCCCGTCCTCGTCCGACATCTGTGGAATCTCCACGAACGGATTATGGGCTTCCTTGGGCACGTCGCCGGCGCCGCCCTCACGCTTGATGTAGCTCATGCGGTACGGCGCCCACAGGCGCTCTAAGCGGTCGGGGGTTCCCAGGCCGGTATCGACGTACTCTCCCACTCTGTGTGTTCTCCTTTTCTAACCTCTACCTAGATGCATCCGCCTAGACGCGTTCAGCGATAGTGTCCTTAGTCGGTTGCTCGTTGTTGCGCTCACGAACCCATGCTTCAATCACGTTGATTGCTGTCTCTACGGGCACACCGTTGACCTGGGTGCCGTCGAGGAAGCGGAAGGACACCGCGTTGGCATCCACGTCACGCTCACCGGCCAACAGCATGAATGGAACCTTGCCCGTGGTGTGGTTGCGGATCTTCTTCTGCATGCGGTCATCAGAGGTATCCACGTCAGCGCGCAGGCCGCGTGCGCGCAGCTGTGCACAGACTTCCTCGAGGTGCGGGGCGAAGGTATCGGCGACCGGGATGCCCACCACCTGGTGAGGTGCCAGCCACGCCGGGAATGCACCCGCGTAGTGCTCCAGTAGCACGCCGAAGAAACGCTCGATGGAACCGAAAAGTGCGCGGTGAATCATGATCGGGCGCTGCTTGGAACCATCCGACGCCGTGTACTCCAGTTCAAAGCGCTCCGGCAGGTTGAAGTCCAGCTGCACAGTGGACATCTGCCAGGTACGGCCGATGGCATCGCGCGCCTGAACGGAAATCTTCGGGCCGTAGAAGGCCGCGCCTGCTGGGTCCGGGACCAGCTCGAGGCCGGACTTCTCCGCCACCGACTGCAAGATAGCCGTCGAGCGCTCCCAAATCTCATCCGAGCCAACGTACTTGTTGGGGTCCTTGGTGGATAGCTCCAGGTAAAAGTCATCCAGACCGTAGTCCTTGAGCAAGGAAATGATGAACTCCAGAACCTTGGTCAGCTCGTCTTCGAGCTGCTCCGGGGTGCAGTAAATGTGCGAATCATCCTGGGTAAAGCCGCGGGCGCGGGTCAGGCCGTGGATAACGCCTGACTTCTCGTAGCGGTAGACCGTGCCGAACTCGAAGAGGCGCAGCGGCAGCTCACGGTAGGAACGACCACGAGAAGCGAAGATGAGGTTGTGCATCGGGCAGTTCATCGGCTTGGCGTAGTAATCCTGCGGCTGCTTAGTGCAGTTGCCGTCCTCATCCCACTCACCGTCGAGCTGCATCGGCGGGAACATGCCATCCGCGTAGAAGTCGAGGTGGCCGGACTTCTTGAACAGGTCTCCCTTGGTCAGGTGCGGGGTGGACACGAAAGAGTAGCCGTCCGCGATGTGGCGACGGCGGGAGTGCTCCTCCATCTCCATGCGCACGGTAGCGCCATTCGGGTGGAAGACGGGGAAGCCGGAACCAATCTCATCCGGGAAGGAAAACAGGTCCAGCTCAGCACCCAGGCGGCGGTGATCACGCTTTTCGGCCTCTTCGACCATGGTCTTGTAGGACTCCAGGGCCTCCTTGGATTCGAAGGCGGTGCCATAAATGCGCTGCAGGCCAGCCTTGGACTGGTCGCCGCGCCAGTAGGCAGCAGAGGATCGCGTCAGGGTGAAAGCCGGGATGTACTTGGTGGTCGGCACGTGCGGGCCGCGGCAAAGGTCAAACCACTCCACCTCGCCGGTGCGGGGGTTTACGTTGTCATAGTGGGTCAGATCTCCGGCGCCCACCTCGGCGGCCTCATCGGAATCTGGTTCCACGTTGCCCTTGTCCTGGACCAGCTCCAGCTTGAAGGGCTCGTTGGCCAATGCCGCTTCAGCTTCTTCGGTGGTGGCGTAGACGTGGCGCTCGAAGCGCTGGCCGCCCTTGATGATCTTCTTCATACGCTTCTCAATGGCCTTGAGGTCCTCCGGGGTGAAGGGCTCAGCGGTCTGGAAGTCGAAGTAGAAGCCATTCTCGATGGCCGGGCCAATGCCCAGCTTAGTGCCGGGGAATTCCGCCTGCACTGCCTGGGCCATGACGTGTCCGCAGGAGTGGCGGATAACGGCGCGGCCGTCTTCCTCGCAGGCAGCAACCGGGGTGAACTCGGCGTCCGTGTCCGGGGTGTGGGAAAGGTCGTAGAGGGTTCCATCGGCGCCGCGGACGACGACGACAGCTTCCGGGCCCTTGTTGGGCAGCTCATGCTCGCGCATCGCTGCTCCCACGGCAGTACCGGCGGGGACCGTGATTGGTTCGTAGTTCACCGGGACTGCTGGAATCATTTCCGCCATGACTTGGTGCGCTCCTTTGCGCTCACGCGCCGCTCGACATACCTGGCCGAGCAGCACTCAACGAGAAAGTTACAGCGGCTTAGTCTACCCCTCTTAACTGCGTATGAGCGATTCGCCCCAGAAGGTTTCGCCTTCAGTTCCGGCCGGCATGTAATACACGGCCGAACCAATGTGGCGAATCCACTCATTGAGGCGATCCGCTTCATCAAGGCGCGCTTGAATAGGCTCGAACTGCGTCGTCGGGTCCTTCTGGTAGCAGATGAAGATCAATCCCGCGTTGCTAAGTTCACCGCGCTGGGTGGTCTCCGGAGTCGGCGGCAGGTTGTAGTTATACGGGCGACGCAAAAGCTTTTGTTCTGGATGCTCTGCCGGCGGATGCGCTCTGGCGACATGCGAGTTTTCATCAATGGCTTTGAGCCCAAACTCGTTGCGGGCATCCAGATCCACCGGGTCGAACTCGTCCTTAGCGCCTATAGGAGCTCCGGTATCGAGCGTGCGCCCAGTCGAGTTCTCACGTGCCGCGCGATCAAGCTGCTCCCATGTGTCCAGGTTCATGTGAATGCGGCGTACCACCATGGCGCTGCCGCCGGCGAAGGGGCCGTCTTCGATCCACACCTGTTCGTTGAAGTCTTCATCGCTTCGGGGATTGACCGTTCCGTCCTTTTGCCCAAAGAGGTTGCGCGGAGTCATACCCTTCGGTGCGGAGCCATAGGCATGGCTGAATCCCTGTTGGATCCACGCAACATCGGCGTAATCTTTGCCCGCGCGGGTCATATGCCGCAATACGAAGGCGGCAGTGAAAGGGTCATCGCTGCAGATCTGCAGGACGATATCTGTCTGGCCCCATTCCGGGCGGAGGTCATCATGGTCAAAAGCCTGGATATCGCGCAGCCAGCTGGGCTTGGCGACGTCCACCGTGTCGAAGAATCCCTCTCCCCAACCGCACGTGACGGTGAGGTTTGCTGGGGTGGTAGACAATTCGGGTTCGAGGCTGCCCAACGGGTTCTCACCGGTGCACAGACGGCGGGCGTCTTCTGTCCACAGGCGCATGAGCGCGGCCGCGCCGCGTGCGGTGGTCCCCTTTTTCAGATTAAAGCCCACCAGTTCCACGTGCGCTTGGACCGGAGTTTGGATGCCCGCTTGGTGCTTTCCGTCGAAGGCGACGATATCGCCGCCCATGGTCTCCTCGCGGCTGTCCGGACCGGTGCTTCCGGCGTCCCCAGCCTGTGCTGCGCGGGAGGCATCCGCAGATGCCTGTCCAGGTTCATCCCCTTTCGCACAGCTTGCAAGCGCTACCGCGCTTGCCGCCACAGCACTTCCGGCGAGTAATCCACGCCGGCTGACAGGTTCCGCGAACCCGCTCATCCTTGATTTCTCCCTATCTCGTGAGAACCGACTTCTTGCCTACTTTGGCCCAGAGCACGCTAGTTTCTAGTGCGCGTGCTCTTCCTTCTTCATGTCAGACATGTCTGCGGACTCCGAGTGGTCCATGTGCTCTGCATGGTCCATGGATCCGTGGTCCATACCGCCGTAGTCTTCGTCGCCGGCACCAATGGTGCGCACCGGGATATCGCCGAGCTCGACGGAGGAACCGTCGGCAAGCTCCAGCGTGAGGGTGGCAGTCTCACCGGCCATAACAGGCTCGGTCACGCCCATCAACATGAAGTGGAAACCGCCCGGCGCGAGCTCAATGGATTCGCCGGCAGGGATATCGAAGCCGCCCTCCTTCTCCTGCATGACGCCATCGACAACCTCATGGATCTCATAGTGCTTCGCCTTCACCGAAGAGCTGAAGCCAACCACGTTGATATCCTTGTCCGTGTTGTTGTGGAGCGTGCCGAAGATAGCGGTCATATCGGAGTCCTTCTCCATGGCGCGCACAACAGCATCCTCGAACGTTACGCCAGACTCAGCGGAGGAAGAAGCCGAAGTACTGGTCTCTGCGTTCTTGTCCTGCTCCGCGCTGCTTGCGGCGCTCGACGGAGCTGCGGCGGAATCCTCTTCGCTCGGGGAGCAAGCCGCCAAGGTCAGGCTGCCGGCTGCGAGGGCCGCCACGGAGACACGGAGGAAAGAACGGGTATTCAGCATGGGACATGCCTTTCTGCAGTAACAGTAGTTAAGGAAAGTACGGATTGACCCTCGCCTCATCGGAGGCTGGTGGTGTTTAGCCTTCTGAGCCTTCTCCACCAGCGCGGCGGGTCTTTGCTCCGAAGGCAAAAAGCGCTGCGCCGACAACGAGAACTGCCCCTACGCCAATGATCCATCTGGCCGCGGTGGGCAAGGAGCTCAGCGGATCCTGAGACTCCTGCGCCTCTTCGCCTTCCTTGGCACCATCAGCAGAAGCATCTGCAGCCTCATGTCCGCCGGCCCCAGAGCCCACGCTAAACGGCACGGAACCGAGCGTGGAGTGGCCATCGGAGGAGGTAATGCGGAAACCTACCTGGTATTCACCATCGCCAGGTTCGATGTCCTGAGGAACCTCAACGGTGAGATTGCGGCCATCAATGGTTGGGGTGGCGTCAAAGAGCACCTCGCCGCTTGACTTATCGCTCACGGCAAAAGTATTGAAGTCATCCCGGGGAATACCAGAGAACTCTAGTGTGATTTCACGCGGAAACTCTTCCAGCGGTGCGTCACCCACCACGTTTCCGCCAATGACTGAGTCATGTGCCACCGCTAGCGGCGCGGACAACCCAATCGCAAGGCCCGCGGCCCCAGCGGCAATTCCCGTAGTGACCTGACGCAGCTGCATTTCCCGGACTACTCCTTGATGGTCTGATGAAACTTTTGATTGAAGGCTCCCTCATCCTATCGCCGGGAGGGATCCTCGAGCCAATCCTCACCCCGCGCGAAATGCGCGAGGTTACCAAGTAGTCGTTGCACGCGGCGGAAAAGTTCCCAGCCCTCTCCAGCAGCAAGGTCGTGTTTCTTATAAGACTTCTAGTGGCTACGTCCGCGCAGAAGGATAACTACCAGGATGATTACGGCAACAGCGATGATGCCCAGCGCAGCGGCTAAGAGATAGCCAAGAATGCCAAAGCCAAAGCCTTCATCCTCATCGGCGCTTGCTGCTTGGTCCACTTTTCCTTCGTCACCATCACTCTTCGGTGCCTCAGTCTGGTCCTTGACGGGTTCATAGATTGGGCCTTGGATTGGCTCCCCCAACACCTTGGACGTGAGGTAATACTTCATGGTGGCACGTTTGTCAGTGAAATTGCCTTCACTATCCGCTAGATTATTCCCCGTACCTGCATCTAGTGTCACCACGATGTAGTAGTCACCCTCCAACCAGTTCGCGTTGCCATAAGAGGGTGCAGAATCCGAGCTGAAGCGGTTAGTGAAAGCAATAGGGTTTGCTGCCGAGACCGATCCCTCGTCCCCCTCATCGGGCCAGATCAAAGACTCATGCTCTCCAGCTTTCTCACGAACTGGATTGAGGATAGACACATCGAGGCCTGAGTACTGGAGAGCCTTCTTATCCGAAGCCTCTCCAGCTCTAATTGCGGCAGCCAACTGCTGTCCTTCCTTCATGGGGACCTTGTAGACGTGCGCTTCGCCCTGAACAATGTCGGTTTCGATGGCCTGACCGCTGCGAAGCTCCGTGGCATTGTCAAACCAGTTTCCGGGAGCCATCTGTTCAGCATCGTTGGCGTTGGCATGGAGTTCGCCGTCCAGCTCGCTGCTAAGACCACTAACAAGCTCGTCAATGTTGGATACTGGGTCAACACGGTGAAGCAGAATCTCCACGTCGAAAGGTTCATCGGCCTTGTACTGGCCTGCGCGCATCGCCGTCAAGACCAAGTCGCCCTGGCAATTCTTGGAACCGATTTCGTAGGTATAAGCGCTAGCGTTTGCCAAGGCCTCAGATACAGTGCCGGTGTTCGCACTTTCCCAGTCAGCTGTGCAATCATCTGAGCCTTCGTCGCCACCATGCGTACCCGTTGGCGGTTCTGTACCATCGCCGAAAAATGTCTTCAAATACAGGTCGTTCGGTGTTCCCACTGCACCTTCAAGTGTCTTGTACATCGTCGCCACATAGCGCTCACCCGGCTTGACGGGGATCGACCATGACTCAGCATGGAAATCGGTGCGAGATTCCTCGCCGCCGTTCGGTGGGGCATCCAACTCCGCGCGGAAGATGAAGTCCTCACCAGACTCCCAGCGTGGAAGCTGCGTTGGTCGGCTGATGTCTTCGGTGCCTTCAATCTGTTCAACATCGGATTGATAGATGTCCGCGGCGCGCCCTGCTGCCTTCTTGATCATCGCTGCCAATGAGTCTGCATCATCGGCGTCAAGATACTCGCCGCCAGCGGCATCTGCAATACAGGAGAGCTCCTTTCGGGCCTCCTCATCGACGTTAAAACCAATGGTGTTGATGACCAGATCGACGCCCTGCTCGTGAAGCTCTTTGGCCACCTCACATACTGGCGGCGGCGCACAGGTATCGATTCCATCAGAGACAAGCACAATGGTGCCGTGCTGGCCACCCAATTCCTCGGCGGCCTTCTTCAGGGAATCACCGATCGGGGTGTAGCCCTTTGCATGGAGCGCATCGATCGGGCCAGTGAAAGAATCCCCTACATCCTCTTTGGGGCCACTGACCACGTGGATGTCTTGGCACCCTGCTTCCTGATTCTCTGGTGCTTCGTCGACCGTGCCGCCGTAAGTAACAAGACCTAGTGGGATAGTCCCACCAAGCTCAGAGACGAACTTCTTCGTTGCGTCCTTCGCGGCGTCGAGGCGGGTCTGCCCGCCAGCGTCTTGCGCATTCATCGAGCCAGAAGAATCGAGAACAAGCATCGTCGCGCCGCTCTCGGGATCTGCGGCGTCCCCATCGGGGCCGGACTCCGGGTTATTCGTGGTAGCGGCCTCGGAGCTCGGAGCTGTGCTGGACGACACCCCGGTCGGATTCTGCGCAGACGCTGGCACCGCAACGACGGTGAGAAACGCGATGAGTAGCGCTGCGAGAATAGCAAAGACCCCGCGTAACAGGCCCTGCGGGGAAGACGAAGGTGGAGAAAAGGCTTTCATGATGTCTACTTCCTTGAGACGACAAGACTGTGAGAAACATCATAAACAGCTGACTGGAAGTTCTCTCGCTGACGGGGAAGAGCCCCCTCACCCCCCTTAATCCTTAACCCCCCTTAAAATCCGGGAGACAGAAAACTAAAAGTGCCCCTCCAATTTGGAGGGGCACTCGATGTGGAGCGGATGACGAGACTCGAACTCGCGACCCTCACCTTGGCAAGGTGATGCGCTACCAACTGCGCTACATCCGCGTGACGAGCTCTCGCTCGTCGTGGGCTCCTAGTGGAAACCCTGTGCGCGATACTGGGATTGAACCAGTGACCTCTTCCGTGTCAGGGAAGCGCTCTCCCGCTGAGCTAAACGCGCTCACGGCACCCAGAGTTGGGCGCCTGCTCTTGAGGTGGAAACGGGAATCGAACCCGTGTGCACGGTTTTGCAGACCGTTGCCTCACCACTCGGCCATTCCACCGTGGCGATACCGCCTCACACACTACATGTGCTGGAGCGGATGACGAGACTCGAACTCGCGACCCTCACCTTGGCAAGGTGATGCGCTACCAACTGCGCTACATCCGCATTCGAAACCAGGCCCGGTTTCTAGGACTAAGTCCTTGTGCGCGATACTGGGATTGAACCAGTGACCTCTTCCGTGTCAGGGAAGCGCTCTCCCACTGAGCTAATCGCGCCTATGCATTTATCAAGACTCTTACTTGAACCTAGCCAAGTGACCTTGACTTCAAGAAAGTCCTGGAGCGGATGACGAGACTCGAACTCGCGACCCTCACCTTGGCAAGGTGATGCGCTACCAACTGCGCTACATCCGCATTGCACGTTCCCGGCCGGTATGCCGTGGTGCGAGAAGAAACTTTATCGTGCGCCGCCCCAGTTTCCAAATCCGCAGCCCACGGCACTAATCCCCTGACTTCCAACAGGATTCAGATTACATCAGTGTGATTGAGACTGCAGTTACAACGGACACGGCAGGGATGGCGGTTGCAAGCCCCCTTATTAACTCCATCAAGGCTCTAGTGCCGACAAGCCACAAATTAAAACACGGTTGAGCTGGACGATTAGGGGTTTCCATATGCGCGGTGTACTTTAAAGCCTGCACCGAGGTTCTATAGCTCAGTGGGAGAGCGTTCCGTTCACACCGGAAAGGTCGCTGGTTCAATCCCAGCTAGGACCACCATTATTACTGCGAGTCAGCAACATGCAGTACTGGATAAAAGCCTCCACGTGGAGATGATGAGGATAATAAACCTGCATTCATCCTTTCTCGCGGGGGTGTTTTCTCGTTGCGCCTCATACTGACCACCGGAGCTAGACGCATACCGGCTTAAGGGACATTTCGTGTGGATTTGCGGCGTGTCGCACTAAGGGACATTTCGTGTGGATTTAGGAGCGTCCGGCCCAGCCTTTTCTTATGCCTAAGCTGGGGTTCCATTCGCTGTCGATGTGGATGTCGTATGTGGCTGGTCGCCCGTCTGGGTGGCCGCGTCGTGTGAGTTCTTCTCTTGCCCAGGCTGCGCGTGCTGCTTTTTCTCCTTGGCGTCCGAAGTCTTGTTGCTTGGCTAACTCCAGTGGCGCTACAGGGTCTTCGGTGTGGGTGTAGAGCCACCAGTCCATGGTGATGCGCTGATGCTCATCGAACATGCCACGATGGTTTCCGGCTAAGTCTTTGAGTTGTTTGTTGATGCCGCCTTCCAGCAGGTTCGTGGTGGCTTTTAAGTCTTGCGTGACACCTTCAGGCGGGTCAAGGAAGGTAAATAATTGTCCGGCGTGGATGAGCTTTTCTAGCCGTTTTAGAGCCCTGCGGGCGTTGCGGTGGGTGTACCACCATTTCTGGTTGGGGCTGACCCATTTCGGTACTTGGCCTGCCGGTATAGCACTGCGGTAGGTTCGCTCTTTAAGCCAATCAGCAAAGGTAATGCGGGTGTGGTGGACTGCAGCTGTAAACCGCGCAGCATCTTCACGGTTGCGTACTTGGACAAGCATGTAGCCCAGTTTCCGGATTGCTTTATGCGCTGGGTGAATCGGGTTGCGGCTGATATCAGCAAAAGTGTTGCGCTGGACGTGAACTAGGCAGCGCTGAATGGCAACGTCGGGCCATTTAGTGCGCAGTGCCTTGAGCGCTCCGCCTGCCCCGTCGGTGGTGACGATGAGTGGTTGCGCGATTTTGTCGAGCAGTTTCAGGTACTCGTATGAGCTTTCACGCAGGCACCAATGCCAGGCGATGACGTGTGTATTGGTGCAGGCTACCAACAGGCATTTCTTGTGAAAGTAGGTGCCGTCGATAAAGACCTGATCGTAAACACGATAGGGGTCAGAAGAAGTGGGCACGGTGATAAACCACAGCAGCTTAAACCACCGGGTCAAAGTCCGCCTTGTTACCCCAAGGCGCTTGGCTAAATGGTCTGCAGATTCGCCGGAGAGAATCCAGTCAATAAAGATTTTGAAATGCCGAATCTCGCTGGCGTGTGCGCGGGTATTAATCGATGAAACGTTGCATTTAGGACATAGCCAGCGTTGGGTTCCTGCCGCGGTCTTGCCGTTCTTAACCAGTCCATGGCCGCACACGTCACACGACGGCCGATTCCTATTAGCCATAGGAATTGGCCTTACCGCACCAGCAGCAGTCCTCCTATCACAGACCTAGGACTATCCAGTGTTGATTTCACAGATCGGGCCGTTGGAACCGATCCAAAATCAAGATCACCGCATTATCCCAGGCTGCCCCAGGAATCCGTATCGGTTTATCCACACGAAATGTCCCTTAAGCCCGCATACCTTAACGCGTTGGGGTCACGGCACGGTCGAACAAGCCTGCACAACATTGAACCTGCCCCCCTGGCGCAGTTATCCAATTACTCCATAAAAGTTCACTAGCAACAAGTGCAGGAATAGGATGATTTTCGTGCAGTTGCCAAAGTTTGGCCCAGCCTGGGCAGGCGCCTTGATGGGAACCTCCATTGCGTCAACTTTGTCGGGTTTACATGGTTTAGACGTAGGCCAAATTGTCTTCGCTCTTATCGCAGCAATGCTGCTGGTGATTTTTACCGTGGGGGCAAAGAATGAACCTCCTCGGCACCAGAACATGGCGGCGTGGGGGATGTACACGATGGGTCTGCTGGCGTGCGGCTCGGCGTGGACTGCGTTAACCGGAAACGTTGCCTTCCAGTTAGTAAGTTGGTGGATTGGTGCACCGCTTTCTGTCGTGGTGTGCCTGTGGCAGCTCTGGGGGTTATTCCAGCAGCCGCACCACTACGACAAGCCCGCTTTTCCTTGGGGGCTAGCGCTGGTTTCCCCTATGGTGGCGGCGACCTCCGCAGGCCAATTGGCTATCAACCATGGGCAGTTCTATCACTTTGCCGGCGAGCTGTGCTTCTTCCTCACCTTCATCACGGCAATTCCGCTGTTCGCCTACTGTTACCGGTCTCTTGTACAACGCCGAGATAGGCCGTGCGGCGCAGCTGCTGGTACAGCGTGGATCCCGCTGGGCGTGGTTGGTCAATCAACGGCCGCCTCGACTTTGCTTTTTGACGCCCACCTCTACGGCATCATCATGTTCGCCATCGGAGCACCCTGCGTAGCATTCGCCATGTACTGCTTCTACCAAGCGGTATTCGCGTGGGCTCCCTACGGCCCCGGCTGGTGGGGTTCGACCTTCCCAGTCGGAACGCTGTGCCTAGGCTCATGGGATGAAGGCTGGCACCAGTTGTCCTTCGCTTTACTGGTGCTCTTGCTGCTCCACTGGGGAGCCTCCGCGCTGCGTTTCGGCACGTGGCGGCTCCAGAGCGCCTAAACTTCTGAAGCTCGGCCCAGCCCACAGCCCAGTCCAGCGCAGGGGCAGCCCAGCCCAGGCATAGTCACCCTTTGAGGTACCGTGGGGCGCCATGAGTGACACTGCGCTGATAGAACGCCTGCTGGGCCCAGACCAAGAAGGAATCCGCTTAATTGCGGTGAGTACGCTCCACGGCTCCGCCACCATCGATGGCACCTCCGAACCGATGGGCAACGACACCGACGCTGAACTCTTTGCCGCCCTACGCGAGTGGGCGGACGTTGCCGTCGTCGGCTCAGCCACGGTGAAAGCAGAAGATTATGGGCCGGCGTCAAATACCCGTCTCGCCGTCTTCAGCCACTCCCTCGATTTTTCCGGCTTCGAGGACTTCATTGCAGCTGGCCCCCTCGTGCTTACCCCCGCAGAACGCGCATCTTCACTCGAGGCACGGCGCTTAGCCGACGCTGGTGCCGAAGTCGTCAGCACAGGTACCGGAACCATGAGCGAGGCTATTGCTGCCCTCCGCGCCCAGGGCGCGCGCCGCATCAGTTGTGAAGGTGGGCCATCCGTCTACTCCGCCTTTATCGCAGAAGGCCTCGTAGACAAGCTGTATTTGACGCTTGATCCGCACCTTTCCCCTTCCGTCGAAAAGCCAGTCGTTGACGGCGAGGCCACCTCCCCCGCGCTCAAGCTCGAGCTAGAGAACGTCACCGCCGTCGACAACACGGTGTTTCTGCGCTACCGGCGCACTCAGACCCCGTAAACTGTGCTGCCGTGACTTCTCCGGCTCCCTCACCCTCAGATTCCACATTCGCTGATTCCGCGCGACTGTGGACGGCCGCCGCGTGGCCCGCCGCCATCGTCTTGGTTTTCCATCGCGTGTTCGTGCTCGCCTTCAACGGCACGGTGACTGATGATTTCGGCACCGTCTACCGCGCGATCCGGAACCTGTGGGAGGGCACCCCGGTCTACGAGCAAAACTATTCCTTCGTCGAACCGCTCTACCTGTATAACCCAGGCGCCACGGTCCTCTTGTCCCCCTTGGGGCTCGTGTCCGAGGAACACGCGCGCATCGCCTTCATTCTGGCCAACGCCGCCGCCATCATCGCTGCACTAGCCGTGTTGACCCGCTTCGTGGGCCACAGCCTGCGGGGCCCACTGTGGCCGGTCAGCATCGCTGCTGCCTTCGCTACCGAATCAGTTATCAACACGTTGGTCTTTACCAACATCAACGGTTTATTGCTGCTCGCGATGGTGGCGTTCTTGGCCTTGTTGGATAAACACGGCTGGGCCGCTGGCTTGTGCATCGGACTGGCAATTCTGGTCAAACCACAATTTGCCCCGCTGCTCTTCCTCGCCCTCGTCCGCAAGCGCTGGCTCACTGTAGGCTTGGGCGTAGCCGTACCTTTGGTAGTCAACCTTGCAGCCTGGCCGTTCGTCCCCGGCGTGGAGGGCTTCCGCGCCAACCTTGTGCCTTACCTGTCCACCACGCGCGATTATGCCAACGCCTCGTGGCCGGGCGTGCGCGCCTACTTCGATCTCCCCGGCATCATCTACTATCCCATCTGGTTGCTCTTCGCAGCTCTAGCGGCAGTGGCGATCCTCGGTCTGCTGCGCTGGC contains:
- a CDS encoding HIT family protein gives rise to the protein MGEYVDTGLGTPDRLERLWAPYRMSYIKREGGAGDVPKEAHNPFVEIPQMSDEDGLIVARGEFVYCVLNLYPYNAGHMMVIPYRQESELENLTEEESRELFQFAQAAIRVLKKVSGPDAVNAGFNLGRASGGSVGQHLHMHIVPRWSGDSNFMTIVDGVKVLPQLLKDTRSLLAQGWAELAAEGIISGEAHA
- the thrS gene encoding threonine--tRNA ligase is translated as MAEMIPAVPVNYEPITVPAGTAVGAAMREHELPNKGPEAVVVVRGADGTLYDLSHTPDTDAEFTPVAACEEDGRAVIRHSCGHVMAQAVQAEFPGTKLGIGPAIENGFYFDFQTAEPFTPEDLKAIEKRMKKIIKGGQRFERHVYATTEEAEAALANEPFKLELVQDKGNVEPDSDEAAEVGAGDLTHYDNVNPRTGEVEWFDLCRGPHVPTTKYIPAFTLTRSSAAYWRGDQSKAGLQRIYGTAFESKEALESYKTMVEEAEKRDHRRLGAELDLFSFPDEIGSGFPVFHPNGATVRMEMEEHSRRRHIADGYSFVSTPHLTKGDLFKKSGHLDFYADGMFPPMQLDGEWDEDGNCTKQPQDYYAKPMNCPMHNLIFASRGRSYRELPLRLFEFGTVYRYEKSGVIHGLTRARGFTQDDSHIYCTPEQLEDELTKVLEFIISLLKDYGLDDFYLELSTKDPNKYVGSDEIWERSTAILQSVAEKSGLELVPDPAGAAFYGPKISVQARDAIGRTWQMSTVQLDFNLPERFELEYTASDGSKQRPIMIHRALFGSIERFFGVLLEHYAGAFPAWLAPHQVVGIPVADTFAPHLEEVCAQLRARGLRADVDTSDDRMQKKIRNHTTGKVPFMLLAGERDVDANAVSFRFLDGTQVNGVPVETAINVIEAWVRERNNEQPTKDTIAERV
- a CDS encoding Dyp-type peroxidase, coding for MSGFAEPVSRRGLLAGSAVAASAVALASCAKGDEPGQASADASRAAQAGDAGSTGPDSREETMGGDIVAFDGKHQAGIQTPVQAHVELVGFNLKKGTTARGAAALMRLWTEDARRLCTGENPLGSLEPELSTTPANLTVTCGWGEGFFDTVDVAKPSWLRDIQAFDHDDLRPEWGQTDIVLQICSDDPFTAAFVLRHMTRAGKDYADVAWIQQGFSHAYGSAPKGMTPRNLFGQKDGTVNPRSDEDFNEQVWIEDGPFAGGSAMVVRRIHMNLDTWEQLDRAARENSTGRTLDTGAPIGAKDEFDPVDLDARNEFGLKAIDENSHVARAHPPAEHPEQKLLRRPYNYNLPPTPETTQRGELSNAGLIFICYQKDPTTQFEPIQARLDEADRLNEWIRHIGSAVYYMPAGTEGETFWGESLIRS
- a CDS encoding copper chaperone PCu(A)C yields the protein MLNTRSFLRVSVAALAAGSLTLAACSPSEEDSAAAPSSAASSAEQDKNAETSTSASSSAESGVTFEDAVVRAMEKDSDMTAIFGTLHNNTDKDINVVGFSSSVKAKHYEIHEVVDGVMQEKEGGFDIPAGESIELAPGGFHFMLMGVTEPVMAGETATLTLELADGSSVELGDIPVRTIGAGDEDYGGMDHGSMDHAEHMDHSESADMSDMKKEEHAH
- a CDS encoding copper resistance CopC family protein, producing the protein MQLRQVTTGIAAGAAGLAIGLSAPLAVAHDSVIGGNVVGDAPLEEFPREITLEFSGIPRDDFNTFAVSDKSSGEVLFDATPTIDGRNLTVEVPQDIEPGDGEYQVGFRITSSDGHSTLGSVPFSVGSGAGGHEAADASADGAKEGEEAQESQDPLSSLPTAARWIIGVGAVLVVGAALFAFGAKTRRAGGEGSEG
- a CDS encoding vWA domain-containing protein — protein: MKAFSPPSSSPQGLLRGVFAILAALLIAFLTVVAVPASAQNPTGVSSSTAPSSEAATTNNPESGPDGDAADPESGATMLVLDSSGSMNAQDAGGQTRLDAAKDATKKFVSELGGTIPLGLVTYGGTVDEAPENQEAGCQDIHVVSGPKEDVGDSFTGPIDALHAKGYTPIGDSLKKAAEELGGQHGTIVLVSDGIDTCAPPPVCEVAKELHEQGVDLVINTIGFNVDEEARKELSCIADAAGGEYLDADDADSLAAMIKKAAGRAADIYQSDVEQIEGTEDISRPTQLPRWESGEDFIFRAELDAPPNGGEESRTDFHAESWSIPVKPGERYVATMYKTLEGAVGTPNDLYLKTFFGDGTEPPTGTHGGDEGSDDCTADWESANTGTVSEALANASAYTYEIGSKNCQGDLVLTAMRAGQYKADEPFDVEILLHRVDPVSNIDELVSGLSSELDGELHANANDAEQMAPGNWFDNATELRSGQAIETDIVQGEAHVYKVPMKEGQQLAAAIRAGEASDKKALQYSGLDVSILNPVREKAGEHESLIWPDEGDEGSVSAANPIAFTNRFSSDSAPSYGNANWLEGDYYIVVTLDAGTGNNLADSEGNFTDKRATMKYYLTSKVLGEPIQGPIYEPVKDQTEAPKSDGDEGKVDQAASADEDEGFGFGILGYLLAAALGIIAVAVIILVVILLRGRSH